TATCTCGACGCTTCCTTGGGTGCTCGTTAAAATTATGGGCGTTCCGTTTTATTTCGGTGGCACGTCGGTACTGATCGTAGTTTCTGTTGCGCTTGATACGATGCGAAGGATAGAAGCTCAAATTTATATGAACAAATATCAAACTCTAAGCGCGGTAGGCTTGTGATGGCTATAACCATTATGCAGCCAAACGACATAGAGAAAATGCGAGCGGCGAATAAAATCGTCGCTCAAACCCTCGATTACGTAGAAAGTGTGATCAAGCCTGGTATTTCACTGCTCGAAATAGATAAAATTTGCGACGATATGATAAGGGCTGCGGGCGCAAAGCCAGCGTTTAAGGGGCTTTACGGTTTTCCAAACGCAGCTTGCATAAGCGTAAATGAAGTAGTCATCCACGGTATCCCAAATGAGTACAAACTACAAGAAGGCGACATAGTAAGCGTTGATATCGGCTCAAATTTGAACGGATATTTCGGCGACTCGGCTAGAACTTGGGGCGTGGGTCAAATTTCGCGTGAAGACGAAAAGCTGATCGCTTGCGCCAAAGACGCGTTATACTTTGCGATAGATACCGTAAAAGCGGGAATGCACTTTAAAGAGCTTAGTTTTGAAATCGAGAAATTTATAAGAGCTCGCGGATTTGTTCCGCTAACGGGGTTTTGCGGTCACGGCATCGGTAGACGCCCGCATGAAGATCCGCAAATTTTAAATTATTTAGAAGGCGGGAGCCCAAAATCGGGACCAAAAATCAAAAACGGAATGGTATTTTGCGTGGAGCCGATGATTTGTCAAAAAGACGGCACTCCGGTGATCGGTCCCGACAAATGGAAAGTAACTAGCAAAGACGGGCTAAGAACCAGCCACTACGAGCACTGTATGGCTGTCGTGAACGGACGAGCAGAGATTTTAAGCCTGGCGTAAAATTTTAAATTTTACAAATCGCTTGCGCGACTTGTAAATTTTAAAATTTTAATTTGTGGTGAGTTAAAATTTTAATTTCAAACTTCCGCCGAGTGGCGAAAGTAAATTTAACAAAAAGGAGTTAAGTGGCAAAAGACGACGTCATAGAGATCGACGGCAACGTTATCGAGGCGCTGCCAAACGCGACGTTTAAGGTCGAGCTCGACAACAAACATGTGATTTTGTGTCACATTGCGGGCAAGATGAGGATGCATTATATAAAAATAATGCCTGGAGACCGCGTAAAGGTGGAACTAACGCCTTACAGTCTGGATAAGGGTAGGATAATTTACCGCCATAAGTAAATTAAAAGCTAAATTTGGCTATACTCAGCCCTTTGCGACAAATTGCTGTATGAAGAATTGTTTTCAAAGCCCACCACTTGTTTTGAAAATAGTTGGTTTAAAATTTCGTTAAACCTGATGCAGCCTAAAAGTGGAATAAATTTTTAGGAGACAAGAATGAAAGTTCGTCCTTCTGTAAAGAAGATGTGTGACAAGTGCAAAATTGTCAAGCGCCAAGGCGTAGTTCGCATAATCTGCGAAAATCCAAAACATAAACAAAGACAAGGATAAAGCATGGCACGTATCGCAGGTGTGGATTTACCAAAGAAAAAGAGAATCGAATACGGTTTGACCTATATTTACGGTATCGGTCTTTACAAATCTCGTCAAATTTTAGACGCTACTAAAATTTCTTACGATAAAAGAGTAAATGATCTAACCGAAGACGAAGCCGCAGCTATCCGCAAAGAGATCCAAGAGAATCACGTGGTGGAAGGTGACCTTAGAAAAAGCGTCGCTATGGATATCAAGGCTCTTATGGACTTAGGAAGCTACCGCGGTCTAAGACACAGAAAAGGTCTTCCGGTGCGCGGTCAAAAGACTAAAACAAACGCTAGAACTAGAAAAGGCAAGCGCAAAACAGTCGGCGCTGCGACTAAATAAGGATAAGCGATGGCAAAAAGAAAAGTAGTTAAAAAGAAAATTGTAAGAAAAAGTATAGCTAAAGGTATCGTTTATATAAGCGCGACTTTTAACAATACGATGGTAACGGTTACCGATGAGATGGGAAATGCTATCGCTTGGAGCAGTGCCGGTGGACTAGGCTTCAAAGGAAGTAAAAAATCAACTCCTTACGCAGCCCAACAAGCAGTCGAGGACGCTCTAACTAAAGCAAAAGAGCACGGTATAAAAGAAGTAGGCATCAAAGTACAAGGTCCTGGCAGCGGCAGAGAGACCGCAGTCAAGAGCGTAGGTGCGGTAGAGGGCATAAAAGTAACGTTTTTAAAAGATATAACCCCGCTTCCGCATAACGGTTGCAGACCGCCGAAACGCCGCCGCGTATAATTAGAAATTTAGGAGAATTATTATGGCTAGATATAGAGGACCCGTTGAAAAATTAGAAAGACGTCTTGGTGTGTCTCTTGCGTTAAAAGGCGAAAGAAGACTTGCCGGTAAAAGCGCTTTAGAAAAAAGAAATTATGCACCAGGTCAACACGGACAAAGAAGAAGCAAGATAAGCGAATACGGCTTACAGCTTCGTGAAAAACAAAAAGCTAAATTTATGTACGGCATTAGCGAAAAGCAATTCCGCCGCCTATTCCAAGAGGCTGCTCGCCGCGAGGGAAATACCGGTGCGCTTTTGGTGCAGCTTTTGGAGCAAAGACTAGATAACGTAGTTTACAGAATGGGCTTTGCGACTACTCGCCGTTTTGCTCGTCAGCTAGTTACTCACGGACATATTTTGGTAAACGGCAAGAGAGTAGATATTCCTTCTTACAGAGTTCAAGCGGGTTCTAAAGTAGAAGTTATCGAAAAATCTAAAAACAATCCGCAAATTGTTCGCGCGATCGATCTTACGGCGCAAACCGGCATCGTAGCTTGGGTCGACGTCGAAAAAGATAAAAAATTCGGAATTTTCACAAGAACTCCGGAAAGGGAAGAAGTCGTCATTCCTGTCGAGGAAAGATTCATAGTAGAGCTTTATTCGAAATAATAAGGGGTATAACGATGAGAAAAATTACCACATCAGCTTA
This is a stretch of genomic DNA from Campylobacter showae CSUNSWCD. It encodes these proteins:
- the infA gene encoding translation initiation factor IF-1, yielding MAKDDVIEIDGNVIEALPNATFKVELDNKHVILCHIAGKMRMHYIKIMPGDRVKVELTPYSLDKGRIIYRHK
- the map gene encoding type I methionyl aminopeptidase; translated protein: MAITIMQPNDIEKMRAANKIVAQTLDYVESVIKPGISLLEIDKICDDMIRAAGAKPAFKGLYGFPNAACISVNEVVIHGIPNEYKLQEGDIVSVDIGSNLNGYFGDSARTWGVGQISREDEKLIACAKDALYFAIDTVKAGMHFKELSFEIEKFIRARGFVPLTGFCGHGIGRRPHEDPQILNYLEGGSPKSGPKIKNGMVFCVEPMICQKDGTPVIGPDKWKVTSKDGLRTSHYEHCMAVVNGRAEILSLA
- the rpsD gene encoding 30S ribosomal protein S4, encoding MARYRGPVEKLERRLGVSLALKGERRLAGKSALEKRNYAPGQHGQRRSKISEYGLQLREKQKAKFMYGISEKQFRRLFQEAARREGNTGALLVQLLEQRLDNVVYRMGFATTRRFARQLVTHGHILVNGKRVDIPSYRVQAGSKVEVIEKSKNNPQIVRAIDLTAQTGIVAWVDVEKDKKFGIFTRTPEREEVVIPVEERFIVELYSK
- the rpsM gene encoding 30S ribosomal protein S13 — protein: MARIAGVDLPKKKRIEYGLTYIYGIGLYKSRQILDATKISYDKRVNDLTEDEAAAIRKEIQENHVVEGDLRKSVAMDIKALMDLGSYRGLRHRKGLPVRGQKTKTNARTRKGKRKTVGAATK
- the rpmJ gene encoding 50S ribosomal protein L36, whose protein sequence is MKVRPSVKKMCDKCKIVKRQGVVRIICENPKHKQRQG
- the rpsK gene encoding 30S ribosomal protein S11, which codes for MAKRKVVKKKIVRKSIAKGIVYISATFNNTMVTVTDEMGNAIAWSSAGGLGFKGSKKSTPYAAQQAVEDALTKAKEHGIKEVGIKVQGPGSGRETAVKSVGAVEGIKVTFLKDITPLPHNGCRPPKRRRV